A single window of Raphanus sativus cultivar WK10039 unplaced genomic scaffold, ASM80110v3 Scaffold3466, whole genome shotgun sequence DNA harbors:
- the LOC108834427 gene encoding protein-tyrosine sulfotransferase-like isoform X1 codes for MSTRSRLLLHNTQGANKMNPISELALVWLLLLCSVLASFGELEFDHCERVVKKWADASSPSREEQHPYYNNKDKRSLRDLLFFLHVPRTGGRTYFNCFLRKLYDNAEECPRSYDKLRFDPRKEKCKLLATHDDYSLMEMLPRDKTSVMTIVRDPVARVLSTYEFSVEVAARFLVHPNLTSAAMMAGRIRKNNVISTLDIWPWKYLVPWMREDLFARRDARKVKGVVIIEDNNPYDMEEMLMPLHEYLDTPTAHDIIHNGATFQIAGLTNNSHLVEAHEVRHCVQKHKNLGEPVLQVAKRRLDSMLYVGLTEEHRESASLFANVVGSQVLSQVVASNLTAKNKTTKPEESDAVSESGSDKSKIQNGTSEVASNKIEAKSGNMTVKTLMEVYEGCITHLWKSQGTRRVNSLKRISPANFTTETRTRVSREVIEQIISLNNLDVELYKYAKEIFVKEHELVSKKKMVSTSKRSIADLQNVFGEMDDEKLWKFVSVALMLLLLFLLFLFVNFRRRRTSKVKI; via the exons ATGAGCACGAGATCTCGATTACTCCTCCATAACAC TCAGGGCGCAAACAAAATGAATCCTATATCGGAGCTGGCTCTCGTGTGGTTACTACTTCTTTGCTCAG TTCTTGCTTCCTTTGGGGAACTTGAGTTTGATCACTGCGAAAGAGTTGTCAAAAAATGGGCGgatgcttcttctccttctcgtgAAGAACAACATCCTTATTATAACAACAAAGACAAACGCTCGCTTCGGGATCTGCTCTTCTTTCTCCATGTTCCTCGAACTGGTGGCAGAACGTACTTTAACTG TTTCTTGAGGAAGTTGTATGATAACGCTGAGGAATGTCCTCGTTCTTACGACAAGCTCCGTTTCGATCCAAG GAAGGAGAAGTGCAAGTTGTTGGCCACGCATGACGATTATAGTTTGATGGAAATGCTACCGAGGGATAAAACTTCGGTGATGACGATAGTCCGTGATCCCGTCGCTCGTGTGTTGAGCACTTACGAATTTTCCGTTGAGGTAGCAGCTAGGTTCTTGGTGCATCCCAATTTGACTTCTGCTGCAATGATGGCTGGTCGCATTCGCAAGAATAATGTAATAAGCACGCTGGACATATGGCCTTGGAAGTACCTTGTTCCATGGATGAGAGAAGACCTCTTTGCTCGG AGAGATGCAAGAAAAGTTAAGGGAGTAGTCATCATTGAGGATAATAACCCTTACGACATGGAGGAGATGCTAATGCCGCTGCACGAGTATCTCGACACTCCTACTGCTCATGACATAATCCACAACGGAGCTACATTTCAG ATTGCAGGATTGACAAACAATTCACATTTAGTAGAAGCACACGAGGTTAGGCATTGTGTGCAGAAGCACAAAAACCTCGGTGAGCCAGTTCTTCAAGTCGCCAAG AGAAGGTTGGACAGCATGTTGTATGTTGGACTGACAGAGGAGCACAGAGAATCTGCATCACTTTTTGCTAATGTAGTTGGTTCTCAGGTGCTTTCCCAAGTGGTTGCGTCAAACTTAACTGCAAAAAACAAAACTACTAAACCAG AAGAAAGTGACGCAGTTTCAGAATCAGGGTCAGATAAGAGTAAAATTCAA AATGGTACATCTGAAGTTGCATCGAATAAGATAGAAGCCAAGAGTGGAAAT ATGACGGTCAAAACCCTGATGGAAGTCTATGAAGGCTGCATTACTCATCTATGGAAGTCACAAGGAACCAGACGGGTCAACTCCTTGAAGAGAATATCGCCAGCAAATTTTACCAcagag ACGCGTACAAGAGTTTCTAGAGAGGTCATTGAGCAGATCATATCGCTTAACAATCTAGATGTGGAGCTTTACAAGTATGCTAAAGAAATCTTTGTCAAAGAACATGAACTTGTGTCAAAGAAGAAGATGGTTTCAACA TCTAAGAGAAGCATTGCTGATCTGCAGAACGTGTTTGGAGAAATGGATGATGAGAAGCTGTGGAAGTTCGTATCAGTGGCATTGATGCTTTTACTGCTCTTCCTCTTGTTTCTATTTGTAAactttagaagaagaagaacctcCAAGGTTAAGATTTGA
- the LOC108834427 gene encoding protein-tyrosine sulfotransferase-like isoform X2 → MNPISELALVWLLLLCSVLASFGELEFDHCERVVKKWADASSPSREEQHPYYNNKDKRSLRDLLFFLHVPRTGGRTYFNCFLRKLYDNAEECPRSYDKLRFDPRKEKCKLLATHDDYSLMEMLPRDKTSVMTIVRDPVARVLSTYEFSVEVAARFLVHPNLTSAAMMAGRIRKNNVISTLDIWPWKYLVPWMREDLFARRDARKVKGVVIIEDNNPYDMEEMLMPLHEYLDTPTAHDIIHNGATFQIAGLTNNSHLVEAHEVRHCVQKHKNLGEPVLQVAKRRLDSMLYVGLTEEHRESASLFANVVGSQVLSQVVASNLTAKNKTTKPEESDAVSESGSDKSKIQNGTSEVASNKIEAKSGNMTVKTLMEVYEGCITHLWKSQGTRRVNSLKRISPANFTTETRTRVSREVIEQIISLNNLDVELYKYAKEIFVKEHELVSKKKMVSTSKRSIADLQNVFGEMDDEKLWKFVSVALMLLLLFLLFLFVNFRRRRTSKVKI, encoded by the exons ATGAATCCTATATCGGAGCTGGCTCTCGTGTGGTTACTACTTCTTTGCTCAG TTCTTGCTTCCTTTGGGGAACTTGAGTTTGATCACTGCGAAAGAGTTGTCAAAAAATGGGCGgatgcttcttctccttctcgtgAAGAACAACATCCTTATTATAACAACAAAGACAAACGCTCGCTTCGGGATCTGCTCTTCTTTCTCCATGTTCCTCGAACTGGTGGCAGAACGTACTTTAACTG TTTCTTGAGGAAGTTGTATGATAACGCTGAGGAATGTCCTCGTTCTTACGACAAGCTCCGTTTCGATCCAAG GAAGGAGAAGTGCAAGTTGTTGGCCACGCATGACGATTATAGTTTGATGGAAATGCTACCGAGGGATAAAACTTCGGTGATGACGATAGTCCGTGATCCCGTCGCTCGTGTGTTGAGCACTTACGAATTTTCCGTTGAGGTAGCAGCTAGGTTCTTGGTGCATCCCAATTTGACTTCTGCTGCAATGATGGCTGGTCGCATTCGCAAGAATAATGTAATAAGCACGCTGGACATATGGCCTTGGAAGTACCTTGTTCCATGGATGAGAGAAGACCTCTTTGCTCGG AGAGATGCAAGAAAAGTTAAGGGAGTAGTCATCATTGAGGATAATAACCCTTACGACATGGAGGAGATGCTAATGCCGCTGCACGAGTATCTCGACACTCCTACTGCTCATGACATAATCCACAACGGAGCTACATTTCAG ATTGCAGGATTGACAAACAATTCACATTTAGTAGAAGCACACGAGGTTAGGCATTGTGTGCAGAAGCACAAAAACCTCGGTGAGCCAGTTCTTCAAGTCGCCAAG AGAAGGTTGGACAGCATGTTGTATGTTGGACTGACAGAGGAGCACAGAGAATCTGCATCACTTTTTGCTAATGTAGTTGGTTCTCAGGTGCTTTCCCAAGTGGTTGCGTCAAACTTAACTGCAAAAAACAAAACTACTAAACCAG AAGAAAGTGACGCAGTTTCAGAATCAGGGTCAGATAAGAGTAAAATTCAA AATGGTACATCTGAAGTTGCATCGAATAAGATAGAAGCCAAGAGTGGAAAT ATGACGGTCAAAACCCTGATGGAAGTCTATGAAGGCTGCATTACTCATCTATGGAAGTCACAAGGAACCAGACGGGTCAACTCCTTGAAGAGAATATCGCCAGCAAATTTTACCAcagag ACGCGTACAAGAGTTTCTAGAGAGGTCATTGAGCAGATCATATCGCTTAACAATCTAGATGTGGAGCTTTACAAGTATGCTAAAGAAATCTTTGTCAAAGAACATGAACTTGTGTCAAAGAAGAAGATGGTTTCAACA TCTAAGAGAAGCATTGCTGATCTGCAGAACGTGTTTGGAGAAATGGATGATGAGAAGCTGTGGAAGTTCGTATCAGTGGCATTGATGCTTTTACTGCTCTTCCTCTTGTTTCTATTTGTAAactttagaagaagaagaacctcCAAGGTTAAGATTTGA